A genomic region of Microbacterium schleiferi contains the following coding sequences:
- a CDS encoding DUF6326 family protein → MNTPSPSTPLQNRPIPVQAKIAAAWTSFMFLYIYVDYYHLHKPEVIDNLRAGQVFEFAVSPALMTGFLVVTGIPTMMVVLSAVLPARVNRITNLVAAVVYIPVTVFNAVGETWEWASFYALSIGLELLLLAFILRSAWAWPREVAPATAMDAPAHAGHR, encoded by the coding sequence ATGAACACCCCCTCCCCATCGACCCCCCTGCAGAACCGCCCGATTCCCGTGCAAGCCAAGATCGCTGCAGCCTGGACCAGCTTCATGTTCCTGTACATCTATGTGGACTACTACCACCTGCACAAGCCCGAGGTCATCGACAACCTCCGCGCCGGCCAGGTCTTCGAGTTCGCCGTCAGTCCAGCGTTGATGACGGGCTTTCTCGTCGTGACCGGGATCCCGACGATGATGGTGGTGCTCTCGGCAGTGCTCCCGGCGCGGGTCAACCGCATCACCAACCTTGTCGCCGCTGTTGTCTACATCCCGGTGACCGTGTTCAACGCGGTGGGCGAAACCTGGGAGTGGGCGTCCTTCTACGCCCTGTCGATCGGCCTCGAGCTGCTGCTGCTGGCCTTCATCCTGCGCAGTGCCTGGGCATGGCCACGCGAGGTTGCCCCGGCGACGGCCATGGATGCTCCTGCTCACGCCGGGCACCGATGA
- a CDS encoding head GIN domain-containing protein: MNRPTISMRAAALAAALVVALPLAACGHLTGSAPLQTQTRDVAGIDSVELHTSGDLIISVGEAESLTITASGVELSSLTSEVHGGTLVLDMNGLALGAARITYALTVRSLERVQVSGSGSVTGTGVFGSTGTLDLGGSGSAVFTGLHTDDLTVMIDGSGSVTLEGSSDALELTMDGSGDFDGTELRTRATTASVAGSGSARVHVSGALVATASGSGGLTYSGDPARVDADVSGSGEVVAE, translated from the coding sequence ATGAACCGTCCGACAATCTCGATGCGCGCGGCGGCTCTTGCCGCCGCGCTCGTCGTCGCCCTGCCCCTGGCAGCATGCGGGCACCTCACCGGCAGCGCTCCCCTCCAGACGCAGACACGGGATGTCGCCGGCATCGACTCCGTGGAGTTGCACACGAGCGGTGACCTGATCATTTCGGTGGGCGAGGCCGAGTCGCTGACGATCACCGCCTCGGGCGTCGAGCTGTCGTCTCTCACCTCTGAGGTGCATGGCGGCACGCTCGTGCTGGACATGAATGGCCTCGCCCTCGGCGCCGCCCGCATCACGTACGCGCTGACGGTGCGCTCGCTGGAACGGGTGCAGGTGAGCGGCTCCGGCAGCGTCACGGGCACGGGAGTGTTCGGGTCGACGGGAACGCTCGACCTCGGCGGTTCAGGTAGCGCCGTGTTCACGGGCCTCCACACCGACGATCTGACAGTGATGATCGATGGATCGGGAAGCGTGACGCTGGAGGGATCAAGCGACGCACTGGAGCTCACGATGGATGGGTCCGGGGACTTCGACGGCACGGAACTGCGTACCCGGGCGACGACGGCGTCGGTGGCCGGCAGCGGTTCCGCACGCGTGCACGTCTCCGGTGCCCTAGTGGCGACCGCGAGCGGGAGCGGTGGCCTTACCTACTCCGGTGACCCGGCACGGGTCGATGCGGATGTCTCCGGCAGTGGGGAGGTCGTCGCCGAATGA
- a CDS encoding FUSC family protein has translation MPGTRRMLRLSLLAIVAALPALVTAFSPWAGATGTLVLSLLPVLGVATAGVRPMLTVAGAATATVLIALLLVQTGPLLPWLGTALVVVLALAASPLVAAGRASTGALVIVLAAHLMAVPDAASAPFRGLGPLGVALALAVLVAFATLWAIGVIALALRQVKIPRSAVPPPTLPYTLLLAALAGAFTFVTLMWFRETNAWWSVLTVAVVLQPTGKRTLSRLAARVGGTVLGGSVALTLAVALPPGLLGLVGGLAALATAIVKLTAQPYWVYASTLTVTIVMTSFAPQQVLAGDALRVGITVGTALVTAAVAAVVARALPARPR, from the coding sequence ATGCCGGGAACACGACGGATGCTGCGCCTCTCGCTCCTCGCGATCGTCGCTGCCCTCCCCGCGCTTGTGACGGCTTTCTCACCGTGGGCGGGCGCGACGGGCACACTGGTCCTGTCGCTCCTTCCCGTGCTGGGCGTCGCGACGGCAGGCGTCCGCCCGATGCTCACCGTCGCGGGCGCGGCCACCGCGACGGTGTTGATCGCGCTGCTTCTGGTGCAGACGGGTCCGCTCCTCCCCTGGCTCGGAACGGCACTGGTGGTCGTGCTCGCCCTTGCGGCTTCGCCACTGGTCGCGGCGGGACGAGCGAGCACGGGGGCTCTCGTCATCGTGTTGGCAGCGCATCTCATGGCGGTTCCGGATGCGGCATCCGCACCCTTCCGGGGTCTGGGCCCCCTGGGCGTCGCCCTCGCGCTCGCCGTACTGGTCGCGTTCGCAACACTGTGGGCGATCGGCGTGATCGCGCTGGCGCTGCGACAGGTGAAAATCCCGAGGTCCGCGGTGCCCCCGCCAACGCTGCCCTACACCTTGCTTCTGGCTGCGCTGGCGGGAGCTTTCACGTTCGTGACGTTGATGTGGTTTCGGGAGACGAACGCCTGGTGGTCGGTACTCACGGTGGCCGTGGTGCTGCAGCCCACCGGAAAGCGAACCCTGTCGCGACTGGCGGCGCGGGTAGGCGGCACGGTGCTTGGCGGATCCGTGGCGCTCACTCTCGCCGTCGCGCTTCCACCCGGGCTCCTCGGCCTCGTCGGAGGCCTCGCGGCCCTGGCCACGGCGATCGTCAAGCTCACCGCGCAGCCCTACTGGGTCTACGCGTCGACCTTGACCGTGACAATCGTGATGACCTCGTTCGCGCCGCAACAGGTGCTGGCCGGTGATGCGTTGCGGGTGGGGATCACGGTCGGCACCGCCCTGGTGACCGCGGCCGTCGCTGCGGTGGTCGCGCGCGCCCTGCCCGCCCGACCTCGCTGA
- a CDS encoding IS256 family transposase, translating into MAISPEREERRRRQKELADQLKSSGAMDEIFAKIDAGTPLTGDQGLLGGMLKAALERGLDAELTEHVGYERGDAEASLYPNSRNGTTPKTVSTEIGEIDLSVPRDRNGSFTPMLVPKGQRRLDGLDGMIISLYAGGMTIRDIQHHLANTIGTELSHETISKITDQVADEVLAWQTRPLEALYPVIYLDAIIVKIRDGGHVRNKAAHIAVGVDMDGIKHVLGIWVQATEGAKFWASVCAELANRGIRDVLIVCTDGLTGFPEAVAATWPQATVQTCVVHLIRAAMRFVNYKDRKAVAAALKPIYTAVNEDAALEALEAFSDSELGRRYPSAVKTFQDAWDRFTPFLAFPPELRRVIYTTNAIESLNYQLRKVTKSRGHFPNDAAAVKLLWLAICDIEDKRAREREKERGRPSSQRKASGRLIEGNVTTNWKQALEQLALAYPDRITPYL; encoded by the coding sequence ATGGCTATCAGTCCGGAGCGCGAGGAGCGCAGGCGTCGGCAGAAGGAGCTCGCTGATCAGTTGAAGTCGTCGGGTGCGATGGATGAGATCTTCGCGAAGATCGATGCCGGCACCCCGCTGACGGGCGATCAGGGGCTGCTCGGTGGCATGCTGAAGGCCGCGCTGGAGCGGGGCCTGGACGCGGAGCTGACCGAGCACGTCGGGTACGAGCGTGGTGATGCGGAAGCGTCGCTGTATCCGAACTCCCGCAACGGCACGACGCCGAAGACGGTGTCGACCGAGATCGGTGAGATCGACCTATCGGTCCCGCGGGATCGGAACGGGTCGTTCACCCCGATGCTCGTCCCGAAGGGGCAGCGCCGGCTGGATGGGCTGGACGGGATGATCATCTCGCTCTATGCCGGCGGGATGACCATCCGCGATATCCAGCATCATCTCGCGAACACGATCGGCACCGAGCTCAGCCATGAGACGATCTCGAAGATCACCGACCAGGTCGCCGACGAGGTCCTCGCGTGGCAGACCCGCCCATTGGAAGCGTTGTATCCGGTGATCTATCTCGACGCGATCATCGTGAAGATCCGTGACGGCGGTCACGTGCGCAACAAGGCCGCGCATATCGCCGTCGGGGTCGACATGGACGGGATCAAGCACGTCCTGGGTATCTGGGTGCAGGCCACCGAAGGCGCGAAGTTCTGGGCATCGGTCTGCGCCGAGCTTGCCAACCGTGGCATCCGCGACGTGCTGATCGTCTGCACCGACGGGCTCACCGGATTTCCCGAGGCGGTCGCGGCGACGTGGCCGCAAGCGACCGTGCAGACCTGCGTGGTCCACCTGATCCGCGCGGCGATGCGGTTCGTGAACTACAAAGACCGCAAAGCCGTCGCCGCCGCGCTGAAACCGATTTACACCGCGGTGAACGAGGACGCCGCGCTCGAAGCGCTCGAGGCGTTCAGCGACTCCGAGCTCGGCCGCCGCTACCCCTCGGCGGTGAAGACGTTCCAGGACGCCTGGGACCGGTTCACCCCGTTCCTGGCGTTCCCGCCCGAGCTGCGCCGCGTGATCTACACCACCAACGCGATCGAGTCGCTGAACTACCAGCTGCGGAAAGTGACGAAATCGCGGGGTCACTTTCCCAACGACGCCGCCGCGGTCAAGCTGCTCTGGCTGGCGATCTGCGACATCGAAGACAAGCGCGCCCGAGAACGCGAGAAGGAACGCGGGCGCCCCTCCAGCCAGCGAAAAGCTTCCGGCCGACTCATCGAGGGCAACGTGACCACGAACTGGAAACAAGCCCTCGAACAACTCGCACTCGCCTACCCCGACCGCATCACCCCCTACCTCTAA
- a CDS encoding sensor histidine kinase: protein MLLAVVAASAVAEGILTPDLTNPLLSVAAVLVVAPTVLWRRAHPLWMLVIVLVPLDIVVPVSNLTSSLFLLVLVYALFRWGSGRDLVIGSVLLLGSLGLTFIRGGGLVELIGGFALLLSALLLGMAFRYRAAARQRQTDRIRMLEREHLARDLHDTVAHHVTAIAIRAQAGLAVAGNDPAAATNALGVIEAEAAQTLSELRSMVRVLRLGESADLAPSPGLDAIGQLSGVRPGGVVVDVMVTESSPSVPPPVAGAVYRIAQESVTNALRHARHATRVDVRVTADDAGVRLSVTNDGDPAPPSAPGFGLIGMTERAALLGGTCTSGPAPGGGWIVTAELPREGWAP, encoded by the coding sequence ATGCTGCTCGCGGTCGTCGCGGCGAGCGCTGTCGCCGAAGGCATCCTCACCCCCGACCTGACGAACCCGCTGCTTTCGGTAGCCGCGGTGCTGGTCGTCGCGCCCACCGTGCTGTGGCGCCGGGCCCACCCGCTCTGGATGCTCGTCATCGTTCTGGTGCCGCTCGACATCGTCGTGCCCGTGTCGAACCTCACGAGCAGCCTGTTCCTGCTCGTGCTGGTGTATGCCCTCTTCCGCTGGGGGTCCGGCCGTGACCTGGTTATCGGGTCAGTGCTCCTGCTCGGTAGCCTCGGGCTCACCTTCATCCGTGGCGGGGGACTTGTCGAGCTGATCGGCGGATTCGCGCTGCTCCTGTCGGCGCTGCTGCTGGGCATGGCCTTCCGCTACCGTGCCGCAGCCCGGCAGCGCCAGACGGATCGGATCCGGATGCTCGAGCGTGAGCACCTCGCTCGAGACCTCCATGACACCGTCGCCCACCACGTCACAGCGATCGCCATCCGCGCGCAAGCAGGCCTCGCCGTGGCCGGGAATGATCCGGCCGCGGCGACGAATGCGCTCGGTGTGATCGAGGCAGAGGCGGCGCAGACGCTGAGTGAGCTCCGGTCCATGGTTCGCGTCCTGCGGCTGGGGGAGAGTGCGGATCTCGCCCCGAGCCCCGGCCTCGACGCCATCGGGCAGCTGTCTGGCGTGCGGCCGGGAGGTGTTGTCGTCGACGTGATGGTCACCGAAAGTAGCCCCAGCGTTCCGCCGCCCGTTGCGGGTGCGGTCTATCGAATCGCTCAGGAGTCGGTGACCAACGCCCTGCGCCACGCCCGCCACGCGACGCGGGTCGACGTTCGTGTCACCGCCGATGATGCGGGAGTCCGACTGAGCGTCACCAACGACGGCGACCCCGCTCCGCCGTCCGCCCCGGGATTCGGGCTTATCGGGATGACCGAACGCGCTGCCCTGCTCGGGGGCACGTGCACGAGCGGTCCCGCACCGGGCGGTGGGTGGATTGTCACGGCAGAGCTTCCTCGGGAAGGGTGGGCTCCGTGA
- a CDS encoding DUF2306 domain-containing protein yields MPHHLNDAPTVEPQSAARPNAPTGWLAICGLLVLSALPIIGGALSLRDVASGSGSPLTWVATAAIVAHIVSMSVFCLVGAFQFSPALRSRRAWHRRAGRMLIPIGFLAALSGAWLAIFFRGPDDEYPLAVVRLVFSAAMAAFLALSVRAIAQRDFRAHAAWSIRAFAIAVSGGTQALVAILWAIPFGEADAAGETWVVAAGFLINLGVAELIIRRRRADASRQRAGRGALVS; encoded by the coding sequence ATGCCGCATCACCTCAACGACGCTCCCACCGTGGAGCCTCAGTCCGCCGCTCGACCCAACGCCCCGACCGGATGGCTCGCGATCTGTGGGCTCCTCGTTCTGAGCGCGCTCCCGATCATCGGCGGTGCCCTCAGTCTGCGAGACGTGGCATCCGGCTCCGGCAGTCCACTGACGTGGGTCGCGACTGCCGCGATCGTCGCGCACATCGTGTCGATGAGCGTGTTCTGCCTAGTGGGAGCGTTTCAGTTCTCGCCCGCACTCCGATCGCGGCGAGCGTGGCATCGCCGCGCCGGTCGGATGCTGATCCCGATCGGATTTCTGGCAGCACTCTCCGGGGCATGGCTGGCGATCTTCTTCCGCGGACCCGACGACGAGTATCCGCTCGCCGTCGTGAGGTTGGTCTTCAGCGCCGCCATGGCGGCATTCCTCGCTCTCTCGGTGCGTGCCATCGCGCAGCGGGACTTCAGGGCGCACGCCGCGTGGTCGATCCGGGCTTTCGCGATCGCCGTCTCGGGCGGAACCCAGGCCCTGGTCGCGATCCTGTGGGCGATCCCCTTCGGCGAAGCTGACGCAGCCGGTGAAACGTGGGTCGTCGCCGCAGGCTTCCTCATCAACCTCGGCGTGGCCGAGCTCATCATCCGGCGGCGACGGGCCGACGCGTCGCGGCAGCGGGCAGGGCGTGGCGCGCTTGTATCCTGA
- a CDS encoding MFS transporter, with protein sequence MTDAAASAARTAPAAPERPKLVLTALILGALVCNINLAAANIALPDIGDAFGAGQTSLNLVAVGCSLGLAMSVLYLGAVADRYGRKQLLVLGLGLTVIISFFAAFAASVEMLIVARIVTGIAAGMAYPVTLSLITALWGPGKQRTLAIALWSAVSATATVIGSVLAGIVLLWFWWGSAFLLAVPFALGGFVLVWLFVPSHVAENKEKVDHLGGIISVFMIGSIVLGLSTVFVPETATFGLILLIAAVVLIALFAWRQLTASSPLYDLAVARRRMFWAPATGGLIVFGSLMGAMFVGQQFQQNILGYSTLDASLSIVPAGIGLLAVAPQSAKLVISRGSRFTMMLGFGFVLVGFITMLFWNETTPFWYVSIAYLVIGIGAGFAMTPASRAITESTPVRRVGMASATADLQRDLGGSIMQGVLGAILAAGFAHVFGKLISESSEASSISDQVTAALQASYASALHVADQYPQYKDQIIQAAQQSLETGAIAAYAVGAIAIALGGAVVWFFLPKKSRELELVASYEKADAEKP encoded by the coding sequence GTGACCGACGCTGCTGCATCCGCCGCCCGCACCGCCCCGGCTGCTCCGGAGCGCCCCAAACTGGTGCTGACCGCGCTGATACTCGGGGCGCTGGTGTGCAACATCAACCTCGCGGCAGCCAACATCGCGCTGCCCGACATCGGCGACGCATTCGGCGCCGGGCAGACCTCCCTGAACCTCGTCGCTGTGGGATGCTCGCTCGGACTTGCGATGTCGGTGCTCTACCTCGGCGCCGTCGCCGACCGGTACGGGCGCAAGCAGCTCCTGGTTCTCGGGCTGGGGCTGACGGTCATCATCAGCTTCTTCGCCGCCTTCGCGGCATCCGTCGAGATGCTCATCGTCGCCCGTATCGTCACCGGCATTGCCGCCGGTATGGCCTACCCCGTGACGCTTTCGCTCATCACGGCGCTGTGGGGCCCCGGCAAGCAGCGCACCCTCGCGATCGCGCTGTGGTCGGCGGTGAGTGCAACCGCGACGGTCATCGGCTCGGTGCTGGCCGGCATCGTGCTGCTGTGGTTCTGGTGGGGCTCGGCGTTCTTGCTCGCGGTGCCCTTCGCCCTCGGCGGCTTCGTCCTGGTCTGGCTGTTCGTCCCGTCACACGTCGCCGAGAACAAGGAAAAGGTCGATCACCTCGGCGGCATCATCTCGGTGTTCATGATCGGCTCTATCGTGCTGGGCCTGTCGACGGTTTTCGTCCCCGAGACCGCGACGTTCGGTCTCATCCTGCTGATCGCCGCGGTCGTGCTCATCGCCCTGTTCGCATGGCGCCAGCTCACGGCATCCTCGCCCCTCTATGACCTCGCCGTCGCGCGACGCCGCATGTTCTGGGCTCCTGCGACCGGCGGCCTCATCGTGTTCGGATCGCTCATGGGAGCGATGTTCGTGGGGCAGCAGTTCCAGCAGAACATCCTCGGATACTCGACCCTGGATGCCTCGCTCTCGATCGTCCCTGCCGGCATCGGCCTTCTCGCCGTGGCGCCGCAGTCCGCGAAGCTCGTCATCTCGCGCGGGTCGCGCTTCACAATGATGCTCGGCTTCGGCTTCGTGCTGGTCGGGTTCATCACGATGCTGTTCTGGAACGAGACAACACCTTTCTGGTATGTCTCGATCGCGTACCTAGTGATCGGCATTGGCGCCGGATTCGCGATGACCCCCGCCTCCCGCGCCATCACCGAATCGACGCCGGTGCGGCGGGTGGGCATGGCCTCGGCCACCGCCGACCTGCAGCGGGACCTCGGCGGATCGATCATGCAGGGCGTGCTCGGCGCCATCCTCGCGGCGGGCTTCGCGCACGTGTTCGGCAAGCTCATTTCGGAGTCCTCCGAAGCCTCGAGCATCAGCGACCAGGTCACCGCAGCCCTGCAGGCGTCGTACGCGTCGGCGCTGCACGTGGCCGACCAGTATCCGCAGTACAAGGACCAGATCATCCAGGCCGCACAGCAATCGCTCGAGACCGGCGCGATCGCCGCCTATGCGGTCGGCGCCATCGCCATCGCGCTCGGCGGCGCGGTGGTGTGGTTCTTCCTGCCGAAGAAGTCGCGCGAACTCGAGCTCGTCGCTTCGTACGAGAAGGCGGATGCCGAGAAGCCCTGA
- a CDS encoding ATP-binding cassette domain-containing protein, producing MSAASTPHAADAHDLIRVQGARENNLKNVDVELPKRRLTVFTGVSGSGKSSLVFGTIAAESSRMINETYSTFIQAFMNTPPRPDVDVLEGLTPAIIVDQERMGANVRSTVGTATDANALLRILFSRIGQPHVGGPQAFSFNVASVSGKGAVTTQTAGGKKVERRSFTVTGGMCPRCEGMGQINDIDLAQLFDEAKSLAGGALTVPGYTADGWYVKIYGAVVPMDVPIRDFTEQQRHDFLYAEPRKVKLENINMTYEGLVPKIQKSFLSKDVEAMQPHIRAFVERAVAFQPCPDCGGTRLNEGARSSKIAGKSIADACAMQISDLAAWVKSLDEPSATPLLRSLGALFDSFVDIGLGYLSLDRASGTLSGGEAQRTKMIRHLGSALTDVTYVFDEPTVGLHPHDIQRMNRLLEQLRDKGNTVLVVEHKPETIAIADHVVDLGPGAGSGGGEIMFEGTVEDLRASGTLTGRHLDDRARLKASVRKPSGTIEIRGASSHNLQDVDVDIPLGVLVAVTGVAGSGKSSLIHGSVADLEGVVAIDQSAIKGSRRSSPGTYTGMLDPIRKAFAKANGVKPALFSANSEGACPVCGGSGVIVTQLGPMEQVESPCDVCDGKGFAETVLEYRLGGRTIVEVLDMSASEAAEFFGSGEAKVPAAAAILGRMVDVGLGYLRIGQPLPTLSGGERQRLKLAVQMGEKGSVYVLDEPTTGLHLADVENLLALLDRLVDSGVSVIVIEHHQAVMAHADWIIDLGPGAGHDGGRVVFEGIPADLVAARPTLTGQHLADYVSA from the coding sequence ATGTCTGCCGCATCGACGCCGCACGCCGCTGACGCCCACGATCTGATCCGGGTGCAGGGTGCGCGCGAGAACAACCTCAAGAACGTGGATGTCGAGCTGCCCAAGAGGCGGCTTACGGTCTTCACGGGCGTGAGCGGCTCAGGGAAGAGCTCGCTCGTGTTCGGCACGATCGCGGCTGAGTCGTCGCGGATGATCAACGAGACGTATTCGACCTTTATCCAGGCATTCATGAACACGCCGCCCCGACCCGATGTCGATGTGCTCGAGGGGCTGACGCCCGCGATCATCGTCGATCAGGAGCGGATGGGGGCGAACGTGCGCTCCACCGTCGGGACGGCGACGGATGCCAATGCCCTGCTGCGGATCCTCTTCAGCCGGATCGGCCAGCCGCACGTGGGCGGTCCGCAGGCGTTCTCGTTCAACGTCGCGTCGGTCAGCGGCAAAGGTGCGGTGACCACGCAGACGGCCGGCGGCAAGAAGGTCGAGCGGCGCAGCTTCACGGTCACGGGCGGCATGTGTCCGCGGTGCGAAGGCATGGGGCAAATCAACGACATTGACCTCGCGCAGCTGTTCGATGAGGCGAAGTCCCTCGCGGGCGGCGCGCTCACCGTACCCGGCTACACCGCTGACGGTTGGTACGTGAAGATCTACGGTGCGGTCGTGCCGATGGATGTTCCCATCCGTGACTTCACCGAGCAGCAGCGGCACGACTTCCTCTATGCCGAGCCCCGCAAGGTGAAGCTCGAGAACATCAACATGACCTACGAGGGGCTGGTTCCGAAGATCCAGAAGTCGTTCCTCTCGAAGGATGTCGAGGCGATGCAGCCACACATCCGCGCCTTCGTCGAGCGGGCTGTCGCGTTCCAGCCGTGTCCGGACTGCGGCGGGACCCGGCTCAACGAAGGGGCGAGGTCGTCGAAGATCGCCGGCAAGAGCATTGCGGATGCCTGCGCGATGCAGATCTCGGATCTCGCCGCGTGGGTCAAGAGCCTCGACGAACCGAGCGCCACTCCCCTGCTGCGCAGCCTCGGCGCGCTTTTCGACTCCTTCGTCGACATCGGGCTCGGCTATCTCTCGCTCGATCGCGCCTCGGGGACGCTCTCGGGCGGTGAGGCGCAGCGGACGAAGATGATCCGGCACCTGGGTTCCGCGCTTACGGATGTCACGTATGTCTTCGACGAACCGACCGTGGGGCTGCATCCTCACGACATCCAGCGCATGAATCGGCTGCTCGAGCAGTTGCGAGACAAGGGCAACACGGTGCTCGTGGTCGAGCACAAGCCCGAGACCATCGCGATCGCCGATCATGTCGTGGATCTCGGGCCCGGCGCAGGATCGGGTGGCGGCGAGATCATGTTCGAGGGAACGGTCGAGGATCTGCGGGCGTCGGGCACGCTGACCGGACGCCACCTGGATGACCGGGCTCGGCTCAAGGCATCCGTTCGGAAGCCGTCCGGCACGATCGAGATCCGCGGTGCAAGCTCGCACAACCTGCAGGACGTCGATGTCGACATCCCGCTGGGGGTGCTCGTCGCCGTGACCGGGGTCGCCGGATCGGGCAAGAGCTCACTCATCCACGGATCTGTCGCCGATCTCGAGGGTGTCGTCGCGATCGATCAGAGCGCGATCAAGGGGTCGCGCCGGTCGAGCCCCGGCACGTACACGGGGATGTTGGACCCGATCCGCAAGGCCTTCGCGAAGGCGAACGGGGTCAAGCCTGCGCTGTTCAGCGCCAACTCCGAAGGCGCGTGCCCGGTCTGCGGCGGGTCGGGCGTGATCGTGACGCAGCTCGGCCCGATGGAGCAGGTCGAATCGCCGTGCGATGTCTGCGATGGCAAGGGGTTCGCCGAGACCGTGCTGGAGTACCGTCTCGGAGGCCGCACCATCGTCGAGGTGCTCGACATGTCGGCATCCGAGGCTGCGGAGTTCTTCGGCTCTGGCGAGGCGAAGGTTCCTGCGGCTGCGGCGATTCTCGGTCGGATGGTGGATGTCGGACTCGGCTACCTGCGCATCGGCCAGCCCCTGCCGACCCTGTCGGGTGGTGAGCGGCAGCGGTTGAAGCTCGCGGTACAGATGGGCGAGAAGGGCAGCGTGTACGTGCTCGATGAGCCGACCACGGGCCTGCACCTCGCGGATGTCGAGAATCTGCTCGCGCTTCTGGATCGACTGGTCGATTCCGGTGTGTCGGTGATCGTGATCGAGCACCATCAGGCCGTCATGGCGCACGCCGACTGGATCATCGACCTCGGCCCCGGTGCCGGCCATGACGGCGGCCGGGTCGTCTTCGAGGGCATCCCCGCCGACCTGGTCGCCGCCCGCCCAACCCTGACCGGTCAGCACCTCGCCGACTACGTCAGCGCCTGA
- a CDS encoding NAD(P)-dependent alcohol dehydrogenase, whose translation MDLAGEVAAIGEDVADLEPGDAVFGWSGTGSLAEYARVPAKHLAPVPKNVTMTDAAAVPTSGMTALQALRDIAHVAPGQKVLIIGASGGVGTFAVQIAKALGAEVTGVCGGVRWSV comes from the coding sequence ATGGACCTGGCGGGCGAGGTCGCGGCGATCGGCGAAGACGTCGCCGATCTCGAGCCCGGTGACGCGGTGTTCGGCTGGAGCGGGACAGGATCTCTGGCTGAATACGCCCGCGTGCCGGCGAAACATCTCGCGCCGGTGCCGAAGAACGTCACGATGACGGATGCCGCCGCCGTGCCCACGTCCGGGATGACGGCGTTGCAAGCACTTCGCGATATCGCTCACGTGGCGCCCGGACAGAAGGTGCTGATCATCGGCGCTTCGGGCGGTGTGGGCACGTTTGCGGTGCAGATCGCCAAGGCGTTGGGTGCTGAGGTCACCGGCGTGTGCGGGGGTGTCAGATGGTCTGTGTGA
- a CDS encoding zinc-binding dehydrogenase, giving the protein MCSARNMALVASLGADHVIDYERTDLSQLTTRYDVILDNVESTPLGVLRRVLTPTGTLIPNSGRGGRWFGPLGRIARARILSAFSRQRLRPFTSIGTREDLLTLADLIADQRITPIIDRAYSLDDASDAFLHVASGHTRGKVVVAL; this is encoded by the coding sequence GTGTGCAGTGCGCGGAACATGGCCCTCGTCGCGTCGCTGGGCGCCGATCACGTCATCGACTACGAGCGAACCGATCTGTCGCAGCTGACCACGCGCTACGACGTCATCCTCGACAACGTGGAGTCCACGCCCCTCGGCGTCCTCCGCCGAGTGCTGACTCCCACCGGCACGCTGATTCCCAACAGTGGTCGAGGTGGGCGCTGGTTCGGCCCGCTGGGACGCATCGCGCGCGCCCGGATCCTGTCAGCCTTCTCCCGGCAGCGCCTGCGCCCGTTCACCTCGATCGGCACGCGGGAAGATCTGCTCACGCTGGCGGACCTCATCGCGGACCAACGGATCACTCCGATCATCGATCGCGCGTACTCGCTGGATGACGCGTCTGACGCGTTCCTGCACGTTGCGAGCGGACACACGCGCGGAAAGGTCGTCGTCGCGCTCTGA
- a CDS encoding response regulator: MTIRVLIADDQELVRTGLSMILSAQPDIEIVGEASDGNEAITLARRLRPDVCLFDIRMPDLDGIEATRILAGPGVDDPMAVVIITTFDLDAYVFEALRAGARGFLLKDAGAALLAQAVRAAAGGDALIAPNVTVRLLEAFSGSQPAAPLPQPIEPLTEREEQVLAEVARGLSNTEIASALYITLSTVKSHVASLMTKLGARNRVEIAIWAHQTGRMRGGR, translated from the coding sequence GTGACGATCCGGGTGCTCATCGCCGACGACCAGGAACTCGTGCGCACGGGCCTGAGCATGATCCTGAGCGCACAGCCCGACATCGAGATCGTGGGCGAGGCCTCCGACGGCAACGAAGCAATCACCCTCGCGCGGCGGCTGCGTCCCGACGTCTGCCTGTTCGACATCCGTATGCCCGATCTCGACGGCATCGAGGCGACCCGCATCCTGGCCGGCCCGGGCGTGGACGACCCGATGGCGGTTGTCATCATCACGACGTTCGATCTCGACGCGTACGTCTTCGAGGCGCTCCGTGCCGGTGCGAGGGGATTCCTGCTCAAGGATGCGGGTGCTGCACTCCTTGCTCAGGCAGTGCGCGCTGCCGCCGGCGGAGATGCCCTGATCGCGCCGAACGTCACCGTGCGGCTGTTGGAAGCCTTTAGCGGTTCCCAGCCCGCAGCGCCGCTGCCGCAGCCCATCGAGCCGCTGACGGAACGGGAAGAGCAGGTGCTCGCCGAAGTCGCGCGGGGACTGAGCAACACCGAGATCGCGAGCGCGCTGTACATCACGCTCAGCACGGTCAAGTCGCACGTCGCGAGCCTCATGACCAAGCTCGGCGCCCGGAACCGTGTCGAGATCGCGATCTGGGCGCATCAGACGGGGCGGATGCGTGGTGGGCGGTGA